In a genomic window of Branchiostoma lanceolatum isolate klBraLanc5 chromosome 12, klBraLanc5.hap2, whole genome shotgun sequence:
- the LOC136446111 gene encoding enhancer of polycomb homolog 1-like isoform X1, which translates to MSKLSFRARALDASKPMPVFHTEDLPDLPEYTAINRAVPQMPTGMEKEEESERHLQRAMSAQQVYGAVENLVIPTPPAQVGVGYYEEMYEGQFKPQKQFVHVQALNMEQDYPEYDMDSDDERWMNTHNKRSSAMTLEPQQFEEMMDRLEKGSGQQPVTLQEAKLLLKEDDDLIKAVYDYWLKKRNKSPHPLIAQVRTEKRDGSTTNNPYVAFRRRTEKMQTRKNRKNDEASYEKMLKLRRDLNRAVTLLEMVKRREKSKRELLHLTIEIVEKRYQSDDFSGQLLAEVMAQRHQRPSYTPSPVPNGSLYAAMQGNRPDWANRINGEQVQVVRKKREYKKRKHKTAAAAHVKEEQGRAHPTTPTYSDMDLHKYDFPSSEEDVSPAQSAEEDTDNDPDGSFAFRRKKGCNYYQARVDTPGNWPWEAKEEGGVGDPRYRYSCTTLSMPRRCVGFVRRRVGRGGRVILDRVFTPFDNALEDLDLSNSSSLPNGLPPSWLTDIRNKKWRHFRPRSPPSEDDSSPSQPAPSFSDHLSSLITFPASPPEEISAEQFHDHQQELVQVNLGMQKQQLAAQQDEAVSTILNQSFSSQPTSRFTVDSASAQFAVSAVVSNTENLDTSLKLRDGTESAHNGVLEATGSGTNKAHSTSPPAAVLQLNYPLSQTPPVPVHPPPPATTLVTSATRTGSPQAPPTPSTAGAVTPNPSSSLARMVAPSNAAVLKLAAPTSNSMANNVDSISRENHEDGLVNSIGETTLAMEVT; encoded by the exons ATGAGTAAGTTATCGTTCCGAGCGCGGGCGCTGGACGCCAGCAAGCCCATGCCGGTGTTCCACACGGAAGACCTGCCCGATCTGCCCGAGTACACCGCCATCAACCGCGCCGTGCCGCAGATGCCCACCGGCATggagaaagaagaagaatcG GAGAGACATCTGCAGCGAGCCATGTCTGCCCAGCAGGTGTACGGTGCGGTGGAGAACCTGGTCATCCCCACACCGCCTGCGCAGGTCGGCGTCGGGTACTACGAAGAGATGTACGAGGGCCAGTTCAAGCCACAGAAGCAGTTTGTACATGTGCAAG ctcTGAACATGGAGCAGGACTACCCCGAGTACGACATGGATTCGGACGACGAGCGATGGATGAACACCCACAACAAGCGCAGCTCTGCCATGACCCTGGAGCCTCAGCAGTTCGAGGAGATGATGGACCGGTTAGAGAAGGGCTCAGGACAACAG CCTGTCACGTTACAAGAAGCCAAGCTGCTCCTAAAGGAGGATGATGATCTCATCAAGGCTGTTTACGACTACTGGCTCAAGAAGAGAAACAAAAGT CCCCATCCGCTGATCGCCCAGGTGAGGACGGAAAAGAGAGACGGGTCGACGACCAACAACCCGTATGTGGCCTTCAGAAGGAGAACAGAGAAGATGCAGACAAGGAAG AATCGGAAAAATGACGAAGCTTCCTATGAAAAGATGCTGAAACTTAGGAGAGATCTAAATAGAGCTGT AACATTGTTAGAAATGGTaaaaagaagagagaagagtAAAAGAGAGCTATTACATCTAACAATAGAAATAGTAGAAAAAAG ATATCAATCTGACGACTTTAGCGGACAGTTGCTGGCGGAGGTGATGGCCCAGAGACACCAGCGACCCTCGTACACGCCGTCTCCCGTGCCAAATGGTTCCCTGTACGCCGCCATGCAAGGCAACCGGCCTGACTGGGCCAACAGAATAAACGGG GAGCAGGTCCAGGTAGTTAGAAAGAAGCGCGAGTACAAGAAGAGAAAACACAAAACTGCGGCCGCCGCCCACGTGAAGGAGGAGCAGGGCAGGGCGCACCCGACCACGCCCACCTACTCCGACATGGACCTCCACAAGTACGACTTCCCCAGCAGCGAGGAGGACGTCTCACCG GCACAGTCGGCAGAAGAAGACACCGACAATGACCCCGACGGCTCCTTCGCCTTCAGGAGAAAGAAGGGTTGTAACTACTACCAGGCGAGAGTAGACACGCCCGGCAACTGGCCGTGGGAGGCGAAAGAGGAGGGCGGTGTGGGGGACCCGAGGTACAGATACTCCTGTACGACCCTGTCCATGCCCAGGAGATGTGTCGGGTTTGTACGCAGGAGAGTCGGCAGAGGTGGCAG GGTAATACTTGATAGAGTCTTCACTCCCTTTGACAACGCCCTAGAGGACCTCGACCTTTCCAACTCCAGTTCCCTCCCCAATGGACTACCTCCCAGTTGGCTAACCGATATTAGGAACAAAAAATG GCGGCACTTCAGACCACGGTCGCCCCCGTCAGAAGACGACAGCTCGCCCTCCCAACCCGCGCCCAGTTtcagcgaccacctgtccagcCTCATCACGTTCCCCGCGTCGCCGCCCGAGGAAATCTCGGCAGAACAGTTCCACGACCACCAACAAGAGCTGGTCCAGGTAAACCTAGGG ATGCAGAAACAGCAGCTAGCAGCTCAGCAAGACGAGGCAGTGTCCACCATCCTTAACCAATCATTCTCCTCACAACCAACTTCCAG GTTTACGGTGGACTCTGCCAGCGCCCAGTTTGCGGTGTCGGCGGTCGTGTCTAACACGGAGAACCTGGATACCTCGCTGAAGCTACGGGATGGAACAGAATCAGCGCACAACGGCGTACTCGAGGCAACAGGGTCAG GAACCAACAAAGCGCACTCCACCTCCCCCCCTGCAGCAGTATTACAACTGAACTACCCCCTCTCCCAGACCCCCCCTGTCCCagtccacccccctccccccgccaCCACTCTCGTCACGTCCGCCACGAGAACAGGCAGTCCGCAGGCTCCTCCCACACCGTCAACCGCAGGGGCCGTCACACCAAATCCCTCCTCGTCATTGGCCAGAATGGTCGCCCCTAGCAACGCAGCTGTTTTAAAACTTGCCGCACCGACATCTAACAGTATGGCCAACAATGTAGATAGTATATCTAG GGAAAACCATGAGGATGGACTTGTAAATAGTATAGGTGAAACAACCTTGGCAATGGAGGTCACGTGA
- the LOC136446111 gene encoding enhancer of polycomb homolog 1-like isoform X4 encodes MSKLSFRARALDASKPMPVFHTEDLPDLPEYTAINRAVPQMPTGMEKEEESERHLQRAMSAQQVYGAVENLVIPTPPAQVGVGYYEEMYEGQFKPQKQFVHVQALNMEQDYPEYDMDSDDERWMNTHNKRSSAMTLEPQQFEEMMDRLEKGSGQQPVTLQEAKLLLKEDDDLIKAVYDYWLKKRNKSPHPLIAQVRTEKRDGSTTNNPYVAFRRRTEKMQTRKNRKNDEASYEKMLKLRRDLNRAVTLLEMVKRREKSKRELLHLTIEIVEKRYQSDDFSGQLLAEVMAQRHQRPSYTPSPVPNGSLYAAMQGNRPDWANRINGEQVQVVRKKREYKKRKHKTAAAAHVKEEQGRAHPTTPTYSDMDLHKYDFPSSEEDVSPAQSAEEDTDNDPDGSFAFRRKKGCNYYQARVDTPGNWPWEAKEEGGVGDPRYRYSCTTLSMPRRCVGFVRRRVGRGGRVILDRVFTPFDNALEDLDLSNSSSLPNGLPPSWLTDIRNKKWRHFRPRSPPSEDDSSPSQPAPSFSDHLSSLITFPASPPEEISAEQFHDHQQELVQMQKQQLAAQQDEAVSTILNQSFSSQPTSRFTVDSASAQFAVSAVVSNTENLDTSLKLRDGTESAHNGVLEATGSGTNKAHSTSPPAAVLQLNYPLSQTPPVPVHPPPPATTLVTSATRTGSPQAPPTPSTAGAVTPNPSSSLARMVAPSNAAVLKLAAPTSNSMANNVDSISRENHEDGLVNSIGETTLAMEVT; translated from the exons ATGAGTAAGTTATCGTTCCGAGCGCGGGCGCTGGACGCCAGCAAGCCCATGCCGGTGTTCCACACGGAAGACCTGCCCGATCTGCCCGAGTACACCGCCATCAACCGCGCCGTGCCGCAGATGCCCACCGGCATggagaaagaagaagaatcG GAGAGACATCTGCAGCGAGCCATGTCTGCCCAGCAGGTGTACGGTGCGGTGGAGAACCTGGTCATCCCCACACCGCCTGCGCAGGTCGGCGTCGGGTACTACGAAGAGATGTACGAGGGCCAGTTCAAGCCACAGAAGCAGTTTGTACATGTGCAAG ctcTGAACATGGAGCAGGACTACCCCGAGTACGACATGGATTCGGACGACGAGCGATGGATGAACACCCACAACAAGCGCAGCTCTGCCATGACCCTGGAGCCTCAGCAGTTCGAGGAGATGATGGACCGGTTAGAGAAGGGCTCAGGACAACAG CCTGTCACGTTACAAGAAGCCAAGCTGCTCCTAAAGGAGGATGATGATCTCATCAAGGCTGTTTACGACTACTGGCTCAAGAAGAGAAACAAAAGT CCCCATCCGCTGATCGCCCAGGTGAGGACGGAAAAGAGAGACGGGTCGACGACCAACAACCCGTATGTGGCCTTCAGAAGGAGAACAGAGAAGATGCAGACAAGGAAG AATCGGAAAAATGACGAAGCTTCCTATGAAAAGATGCTGAAACTTAGGAGAGATCTAAATAGAGCTGT AACATTGTTAGAAATGGTaaaaagaagagagaagagtAAAAGAGAGCTATTACATCTAACAATAGAAATAGTAGAAAAAAG ATATCAATCTGACGACTTTAGCGGACAGTTGCTGGCGGAGGTGATGGCCCAGAGACACCAGCGACCCTCGTACACGCCGTCTCCCGTGCCAAATGGTTCCCTGTACGCCGCCATGCAAGGCAACCGGCCTGACTGGGCCAACAGAATAAACGGG GAGCAGGTCCAGGTAGTTAGAAAGAAGCGCGAGTACAAGAAGAGAAAACACAAAACTGCGGCCGCCGCCCACGTGAAGGAGGAGCAGGGCAGGGCGCACCCGACCACGCCCACCTACTCCGACATGGACCTCCACAAGTACGACTTCCCCAGCAGCGAGGAGGACGTCTCACCG GCACAGTCGGCAGAAGAAGACACCGACAATGACCCCGACGGCTCCTTCGCCTTCAGGAGAAAGAAGGGTTGTAACTACTACCAGGCGAGAGTAGACACGCCCGGCAACTGGCCGTGGGAGGCGAAAGAGGAGGGCGGTGTGGGGGACCCGAGGTACAGATACTCCTGTACGACCCTGTCCATGCCCAGGAGATGTGTCGGGTTTGTACGCAGGAGAGTCGGCAGAGGTGGCAG GGTAATACTTGATAGAGTCTTCACTCCCTTTGACAACGCCCTAGAGGACCTCGACCTTTCCAACTCCAGTTCCCTCCCCAATGGACTACCTCCCAGTTGGCTAACCGATATTAGGAACAAAAAATG GCGGCACTTCAGACCACGGTCGCCCCCGTCAGAAGACGACAGCTCGCCCTCCCAACCCGCGCCCAGTTtcagcgaccacctgtccagcCTCATCACGTTCCCCGCGTCGCCGCCCGAGGAAATCTCGGCAGAACAGTTCCACGACCACCAACAAGAGCTGGTCCAG ATGCAGAAACAGCAGCTAGCAGCTCAGCAAGACGAGGCAGTGTCCACCATCCTTAACCAATCATTCTCCTCACAACCAACTTCCAG GTTTACGGTGGACTCTGCCAGCGCCCAGTTTGCGGTGTCGGCGGTCGTGTCTAACACGGAGAACCTGGATACCTCGCTGAAGCTACGGGATGGAACAGAATCAGCGCACAACGGCGTACTCGAGGCAACAGGGTCAG GAACCAACAAAGCGCACTCCACCTCCCCCCCTGCAGCAGTATTACAACTGAACTACCCCCTCTCCCAGACCCCCCCTGTCCCagtccacccccctccccccgccaCCACTCTCGTCACGTCCGCCACGAGAACAGGCAGTCCGCAGGCTCCTCCCACACCGTCAACCGCAGGGGCCGTCACACCAAATCCCTCCTCGTCATTGGCCAGAATGGTCGCCCCTAGCAACGCAGCTGTTTTAAAACTTGCCGCACCGACATCTAACAGTATGGCCAACAATGTAGATAGTATATCTAG GGAAAACCATGAGGATGGACTTGTAAATAGTATAGGTGAAACAACCTTGGCAATGGAGGTCACGTGA
- the LOC136446111 gene encoding enhancer of polycomb homolog 1-like isoform X2, translating into MSKLSFRARALDASKPMPVFHTEDLPDLPEYTAINRAVPQMPTGMEKEEESERHLQRAMSAQQVYGAVENLVIPTPPAQVGVGYYEEMYEGQFKPQKQFVHVQALNMEQDYPEYDMDSDDERWMNTHNKRSSAMTLEPQQFEEMMDRLEKGSGQQPVTLQEAKLLLKEDDDLIKAVYDYWLKKRNKSPHPLIAQVRTEKRDGSTTNNPYVAFRRRTEKMQTRKNRKNDEASYEKMLKLRRDLNRAVTLLEMVKRREKSKRELLHLTIEIVEKRYQSDDFSGQLLAEVMAQRHQRPSYTPSPVPNGSLYAAMQGNRPDWANRINGQVQVVRKKREYKKRKHKTAAAAHVKEEQGRAHPTTPTYSDMDLHKYDFPSSEEDVSPAQSAEEDTDNDPDGSFAFRRKKGCNYYQARVDTPGNWPWEAKEEGGVGDPRYRYSCTTLSMPRRCVGFVRRRVGRGGRVILDRVFTPFDNALEDLDLSNSSSLPNGLPPSWLTDIRNKKWRHFRPRSPPSEDDSSPSQPAPSFSDHLSSLITFPASPPEEISAEQFHDHQQELVQVNLGMQKQQLAAQQDEAVSTILNQSFSSQPTSRFTVDSASAQFAVSAVVSNTENLDTSLKLRDGTESAHNGVLEATGSGTNKAHSTSPPAAVLQLNYPLSQTPPVPVHPPPPATTLVTSATRTGSPQAPPTPSTAGAVTPNPSSSLARMVAPSNAAVLKLAAPTSNSMANNVDSISRENHEDGLVNSIGETTLAMEVT; encoded by the exons ATGAGTAAGTTATCGTTCCGAGCGCGGGCGCTGGACGCCAGCAAGCCCATGCCGGTGTTCCACACGGAAGACCTGCCCGATCTGCCCGAGTACACCGCCATCAACCGCGCCGTGCCGCAGATGCCCACCGGCATggagaaagaagaagaatcG GAGAGACATCTGCAGCGAGCCATGTCTGCCCAGCAGGTGTACGGTGCGGTGGAGAACCTGGTCATCCCCACACCGCCTGCGCAGGTCGGCGTCGGGTACTACGAAGAGATGTACGAGGGCCAGTTCAAGCCACAGAAGCAGTTTGTACATGTGCAAG ctcTGAACATGGAGCAGGACTACCCCGAGTACGACATGGATTCGGACGACGAGCGATGGATGAACACCCACAACAAGCGCAGCTCTGCCATGACCCTGGAGCCTCAGCAGTTCGAGGAGATGATGGACCGGTTAGAGAAGGGCTCAGGACAACAG CCTGTCACGTTACAAGAAGCCAAGCTGCTCCTAAAGGAGGATGATGATCTCATCAAGGCTGTTTACGACTACTGGCTCAAGAAGAGAAACAAAAGT CCCCATCCGCTGATCGCCCAGGTGAGGACGGAAAAGAGAGACGGGTCGACGACCAACAACCCGTATGTGGCCTTCAGAAGGAGAACAGAGAAGATGCAGACAAGGAAG AATCGGAAAAATGACGAAGCTTCCTATGAAAAGATGCTGAAACTTAGGAGAGATCTAAATAGAGCTGT AACATTGTTAGAAATGGTaaaaagaagagagaagagtAAAAGAGAGCTATTACATCTAACAATAGAAATAGTAGAAAAAAG ATATCAATCTGACGACTTTAGCGGACAGTTGCTGGCGGAGGTGATGGCCCAGAGACACCAGCGACCCTCGTACACGCCGTCTCCCGTGCCAAATGGTTCCCTGTACGCCGCCATGCAAGGCAACCGGCCTGACTGGGCCAACAGAATAAACGGG CAGGTCCAGGTAGTTAGAAAGAAGCGCGAGTACAAGAAGAGAAAACACAAAACTGCGGCCGCCGCCCACGTGAAGGAGGAGCAGGGCAGGGCGCACCCGACCACGCCCACCTACTCCGACATGGACCTCCACAAGTACGACTTCCCCAGCAGCGAGGAGGACGTCTCACCG GCACAGTCGGCAGAAGAAGACACCGACAATGACCCCGACGGCTCCTTCGCCTTCAGGAGAAAGAAGGGTTGTAACTACTACCAGGCGAGAGTAGACACGCCCGGCAACTGGCCGTGGGAGGCGAAAGAGGAGGGCGGTGTGGGGGACCCGAGGTACAGATACTCCTGTACGACCCTGTCCATGCCCAGGAGATGTGTCGGGTTTGTACGCAGGAGAGTCGGCAGAGGTGGCAG GGTAATACTTGATAGAGTCTTCACTCCCTTTGACAACGCCCTAGAGGACCTCGACCTTTCCAACTCCAGTTCCCTCCCCAATGGACTACCTCCCAGTTGGCTAACCGATATTAGGAACAAAAAATG GCGGCACTTCAGACCACGGTCGCCCCCGTCAGAAGACGACAGCTCGCCCTCCCAACCCGCGCCCAGTTtcagcgaccacctgtccagcCTCATCACGTTCCCCGCGTCGCCGCCCGAGGAAATCTCGGCAGAACAGTTCCACGACCACCAACAAGAGCTGGTCCAGGTAAACCTAGGG ATGCAGAAACAGCAGCTAGCAGCTCAGCAAGACGAGGCAGTGTCCACCATCCTTAACCAATCATTCTCCTCACAACCAACTTCCAG GTTTACGGTGGACTCTGCCAGCGCCCAGTTTGCGGTGTCGGCGGTCGTGTCTAACACGGAGAACCTGGATACCTCGCTGAAGCTACGGGATGGAACAGAATCAGCGCACAACGGCGTACTCGAGGCAACAGGGTCAG GAACCAACAAAGCGCACTCCACCTCCCCCCCTGCAGCAGTATTACAACTGAACTACCCCCTCTCCCAGACCCCCCCTGTCCCagtccacccccctccccccgccaCCACTCTCGTCACGTCCGCCACGAGAACAGGCAGTCCGCAGGCTCCTCCCACACCGTCAACCGCAGGGGCCGTCACACCAAATCCCTCCTCGTCATTGGCCAGAATGGTCGCCCCTAGCAACGCAGCTGTTTTAAAACTTGCCGCACCGACATCTAACAGTATGGCCAACAATGTAGATAGTATATCTAG GGAAAACCATGAGGATGGACTTGTAAATAGTATAGGTGAAACAACCTTGGCAATGGAGGTCACGTGA
- the LOC136446111 gene encoding enhancer of polycomb homolog 1-like isoform X3, which yields MSKLSFRARALDASKPMPVFHTEDLPDLPEYTAINRAVPQMPTGMEKEEESERHLQRAMSAQQVYGAVENLVIPTPPAQVGVGYYEEMYEGQFKPQKQFVHVQALNMEQDYPEYDMDSDDERWMNTHNKRSSAMTLEPQQFEEMMDRLEKGSGQQPVTLQEAKLLLKEDDDLIKAVYDYWLKKRNKSPHPLIAQVRTEKRDGSTTNNPYVAFRRRTEKMQTRKNRKNDEASYEKMLKLRRDLNRAVTLLEMVKRREKSKRELLHLTIEIVEKRYQSDDFSGQLLAEVMAQRHQRPSYTPSPVPNGSLYAAMQGNRPDWANRINGVQVVRKKREYKKRKHKTAAAAHVKEEQGRAHPTTPTYSDMDLHKYDFPSSEEDVSPAQSAEEDTDNDPDGSFAFRRKKGCNYYQARVDTPGNWPWEAKEEGGVGDPRYRYSCTTLSMPRRCVGFVRRRVGRGGRVILDRVFTPFDNALEDLDLSNSSSLPNGLPPSWLTDIRNKKWRHFRPRSPPSEDDSSPSQPAPSFSDHLSSLITFPASPPEEISAEQFHDHQQELVQVNLGMQKQQLAAQQDEAVSTILNQSFSSQPTSRFTVDSASAQFAVSAVVSNTENLDTSLKLRDGTESAHNGVLEATGSGTNKAHSTSPPAAVLQLNYPLSQTPPVPVHPPPPATTLVTSATRTGSPQAPPTPSTAGAVTPNPSSSLARMVAPSNAAVLKLAAPTSNSMANNVDSISRENHEDGLVNSIGETTLAMEVT from the exons ATGAGTAAGTTATCGTTCCGAGCGCGGGCGCTGGACGCCAGCAAGCCCATGCCGGTGTTCCACACGGAAGACCTGCCCGATCTGCCCGAGTACACCGCCATCAACCGCGCCGTGCCGCAGATGCCCACCGGCATggagaaagaagaagaatcG GAGAGACATCTGCAGCGAGCCATGTCTGCCCAGCAGGTGTACGGTGCGGTGGAGAACCTGGTCATCCCCACACCGCCTGCGCAGGTCGGCGTCGGGTACTACGAAGAGATGTACGAGGGCCAGTTCAAGCCACAGAAGCAGTTTGTACATGTGCAAG ctcTGAACATGGAGCAGGACTACCCCGAGTACGACATGGATTCGGACGACGAGCGATGGATGAACACCCACAACAAGCGCAGCTCTGCCATGACCCTGGAGCCTCAGCAGTTCGAGGAGATGATGGACCGGTTAGAGAAGGGCTCAGGACAACAG CCTGTCACGTTACAAGAAGCCAAGCTGCTCCTAAAGGAGGATGATGATCTCATCAAGGCTGTTTACGACTACTGGCTCAAGAAGAGAAACAAAAGT CCCCATCCGCTGATCGCCCAGGTGAGGACGGAAAAGAGAGACGGGTCGACGACCAACAACCCGTATGTGGCCTTCAGAAGGAGAACAGAGAAGATGCAGACAAGGAAG AATCGGAAAAATGACGAAGCTTCCTATGAAAAGATGCTGAAACTTAGGAGAGATCTAAATAGAGCTGT AACATTGTTAGAAATGGTaaaaagaagagagaagagtAAAAGAGAGCTATTACATCTAACAATAGAAATAGTAGAAAAAAG ATATCAATCTGACGACTTTAGCGGACAGTTGCTGGCGGAGGTGATGGCCCAGAGACACCAGCGACCCTCGTACACGCCGTCTCCCGTGCCAAATGGTTCCCTGTACGCCGCCATGCAAGGCAACCGGCCTGACTGGGCCAACAGAATAAACGGG GTCCAGGTAGTTAGAAAGAAGCGCGAGTACAAGAAGAGAAAACACAAAACTGCGGCCGCCGCCCACGTGAAGGAGGAGCAGGGCAGGGCGCACCCGACCACGCCCACCTACTCCGACATGGACCTCCACAAGTACGACTTCCCCAGCAGCGAGGAGGACGTCTCACCG GCACAGTCGGCAGAAGAAGACACCGACAATGACCCCGACGGCTCCTTCGCCTTCAGGAGAAAGAAGGGTTGTAACTACTACCAGGCGAGAGTAGACACGCCCGGCAACTGGCCGTGGGAGGCGAAAGAGGAGGGCGGTGTGGGGGACCCGAGGTACAGATACTCCTGTACGACCCTGTCCATGCCCAGGAGATGTGTCGGGTTTGTACGCAGGAGAGTCGGCAGAGGTGGCAG GGTAATACTTGATAGAGTCTTCACTCCCTTTGACAACGCCCTAGAGGACCTCGACCTTTCCAACTCCAGTTCCCTCCCCAATGGACTACCTCCCAGTTGGCTAACCGATATTAGGAACAAAAAATG GCGGCACTTCAGACCACGGTCGCCCCCGTCAGAAGACGACAGCTCGCCCTCCCAACCCGCGCCCAGTTtcagcgaccacctgtccagcCTCATCACGTTCCCCGCGTCGCCGCCCGAGGAAATCTCGGCAGAACAGTTCCACGACCACCAACAAGAGCTGGTCCAGGTAAACCTAGGG ATGCAGAAACAGCAGCTAGCAGCTCAGCAAGACGAGGCAGTGTCCACCATCCTTAACCAATCATTCTCCTCACAACCAACTTCCAG GTTTACGGTGGACTCTGCCAGCGCCCAGTTTGCGGTGTCGGCGGTCGTGTCTAACACGGAGAACCTGGATACCTCGCTGAAGCTACGGGATGGAACAGAATCAGCGCACAACGGCGTACTCGAGGCAACAGGGTCAG GAACCAACAAAGCGCACTCCACCTCCCCCCCTGCAGCAGTATTACAACTGAACTACCCCCTCTCCCAGACCCCCCCTGTCCCagtccacccccctccccccgccaCCACTCTCGTCACGTCCGCCACGAGAACAGGCAGTCCGCAGGCTCCTCCCACACCGTCAACCGCAGGGGCCGTCACACCAAATCCCTCCTCGTCATTGGCCAGAATGGTCGCCCCTAGCAACGCAGCTGTTTTAAAACTTGCCGCACCGACATCTAACAGTATGGCCAACAATGTAGATAGTATATCTAG GGAAAACCATGAGGATGGACTTGTAAATAGTATAGGTGAAACAACCTTGGCAATGGAGGTCACGTGA